One genomic segment of Desulfomicrobium sp. ZS1 includes these proteins:
- a CDS encoding polysaccharide biosynthesis/export family protein, producing MKKILPFLIALSRAAQKVTAPCLRLLPVATLILCLACGAKGPAATTELDQLADPAATEYNALEVAELNGKLYESFTATPIYEDYVIGGGDLIELTIFEAPDLSIETRVSARGSVTLPLLSTVRIAGLSVLEAERHVEELYREKYLQDPHITIFVKEQFGSKITMMGALKKPGTYDFYASMNLMDVLAMAEGLSDAAGRTVQIRRKPESSEDASSLVIDLDQLVKGGQGNLNVGIKGGDVIYVPEAGSVYVDGAVRKAGSYPIRKEMSVQEAIVAAGGLQSFADAKNVKLIRYLGEGRREVAKLSLAELQTGETGKLKVRDRDVIFVESSAVGTFVQGLRLTLGAGLFGVGYTPPSQ from the coding sequence ATGAAAAAAATCCTGCCCTTCCTCATCGCGCTCAGCCGCGCCGCACAGAAAGTGACAGCCCCCTGCCTGCGGCTCCTGCCCGTGGCCACCCTGATCCTGTGCCTGGCATGCGGAGCCAAGGGTCCGGCCGCCACAACCGAACTTGATCAGTTGGCCGACCCCGCCGCAACGGAATACAACGCGCTGGAAGTGGCCGAACTGAACGGAAAGCTCTACGAATCCTTCACCGCCACGCCCATTTACGAGGACTATGTCATCGGCGGCGGGGATCTCATTGAACTGACCATCTTCGAAGCGCCGGACCTGAGCATCGAGACGCGGGTCAGCGCGCGCGGAAGCGTCACCCTGCCGCTCTTGAGCACGGTGCGGATCGCCGGCCTTTCCGTACTGGAGGCGGAACGGCACGTGGAGGAGCTTTATCGGGAGAAATACCTTCAGGATCCGCACATAACCATCTTCGTCAAGGAACAGTTCGGGTCGAAAATCACCATGATGGGGGCGCTCAAAAAGCCTGGCACCTATGATTTTTACGCCAGCATGAACCTCATGGACGTCCTCGCCATGGCCGAAGGCTTGAGCGACGCGGCCGGACGGACCGTGCAGATTCGCCGCAAACCGGAAAGCAGTGAAGACGCGAGCTCGCTGGTCATCGACCTGGACCAGCTGGTCAAAGGTGGGCAGGGGAATCTCAATGTGGGCATCAAAGGCGGGGATGTCATCTACGTGCCGGAAGCGGGCTCGGTCTATGTCGACGGAGCAGTCCGCAAGGCCGGATCATACCCCATCCGCAAGGAAATGTCCGTACAGGAGGCCATTGTCGCCGCAGGCGGCCTGCAATCCTTTGCCGATGCCAAGAACGTCAAGCTCATCCGCTACCTCGGCGAAGGCAGGAGGGAGGTGGCCAAGCTGTCCCTCGCCGAGCTGCAGACCGGCGAGACCGGCAAACTTAAAGTCCGGGACCGCGACGTCATCTTTGTGGAATCAAGCGCGGTCGGCACCTTTGTCCAGGGACTGCGCCTGACGCTTGGGGCGGGGCTGTTTGGTGTCGGCTACACGCCACCGTCTCAGTAG
- a CDS encoding O-antigen ligase → MTSHERVRHWTHSSDRPTLPDQGRKAKTLRVLVLAPIALLTFFFGGARPWIWQSVAGLFFICLGAWLLRHSIPAPAKHLRGFAAMACALMLVPLAQTIPLPAALLEILSPVRAQWLKALLQFGNTASATISYDTLATWTHGAWWGFLIVFAALLSQALSREAKLPTWLLHFLFVLAGLQAMYGIAQTLLPALGVLWDTHAATGLAYKGYARGTFINRNHFAAFLGLLWPVLLAYLLVLKSPHKMERILGKRQRAQLLLQKKAFGIFSLALVVLALFFSQSRGGILSAMLSFTLLSLFAGQWRKRVTVALATCWIIMLGYGAVIGFEGLTNRFLQFDQGMTGRVEMWKDGWKIVQDHPLTGTGLGTYPEASRAYQNAFNPERRAEHAHNDYLETTVELGLPAACVLIASIWGLWCLRAVLLWRARKTMDPDRLLLAAGSLAALGGYMLHGWVEFNNAIPANQLTAVTMAAFHFHITAGDFPASGKAAKDPLAVGMIRLAARR, encoded by the coding sequence ATGACCTCTCACGAGCGTGTTCGGCATTGGACGCATTCCTCCGACCGCCCGACCCTGCCGGACCAGGGCCGCAAAGCGAAGACGCTGCGCGTCCTGGTCCTTGCGCCCATCGCCCTGCTGACTTTTTTCTTCGGCGGCGCCAGGCCCTGGATCTGGCAAAGCGTGGCCGGACTTTTTTTCATTTGCCTCGGAGCTTGGCTTTTGCGACACTCGATTCCCGCGCCCGCAAAGCATTTAAGGGGCTTTGCGGCCATGGCGTGCGCCCTTATGCTCGTGCCGCTCGCGCAGACCATCCCGCTCCCCGCCGCGTTGCTTGAAATCCTCTCGCCGGTCCGCGCCCAGTGGCTCAAGGCCCTGCTCCAGTTTGGAAACACCGCCAGCGCGACCATCAGCTACGACACGCTGGCGACCTGGACACACGGGGCTTGGTGGGGCTTTTTGATTGTGTTCGCCGCGCTGCTGAGCCAAGCGTTATCCCGCGAGGCAAAATTGCCGACCTGGCTTCTGCACTTTCTTTTCGTGCTGGCCGGACTGCAGGCCATGTACGGCATCGCCCAGACCCTGCTTCCTGCCCTGGGCGTATTGTGGGACACCCACGCGGCCACCGGACTGGCATACAAAGGGTATGCACGCGGCACGTTCATCAACCGCAACCATTTCGCGGCTTTTCTGGGACTGCTCTGGCCCGTGCTCCTGGCCTACCTCCTGGTCCTCAAATCCCCGCACAAAATGGAGCGAATCCTGGGCAAGCGCCAACGGGCGCAACTCCTCTTGCAGAAAAAAGCCTTCGGCATCTTCAGCCTTGCATTGGTCGTTCTGGCCCTGTTCTTCAGTCAGTCACGGGGCGGCATTCTGTCGGCCATGCTTTCGTTCACCCTGCTCTCTCTTTTTGCCGGGCAATGGCGCAAAAGGGTGACCGTCGCCCTGGCGACCTGCTGGATCATCATGCTCGGGTACGGGGCGGTCATCGGCTTTGAAGGCCTGACAAACCGATTCCTGCAGTTCGACCAAGGCATGACCGGCAGGGTGGAGATGTGGAAAGACGGTTGGAAAATCGTGCAGGACCACCCCCTGACCGGTACCGGGCTGGGAACCTATCCCGAGGCTTCCCGCGCCTACCAGAACGCCTTCAACCCTGAACGGCGGGCCGAACATGCCCACAACGACTACCTCGAGACTACCGTGGAACTCGGTCTGCCCGCCGCCTGCGTTCTCATCGCGAGTATCTGGGGACTGTGGTGCCTGCGGGCCGTTCTTCTGTGGCGCGCGCGCAAGACCATGGATCCCGACCGCCTGCTCCTGGCCGCGGGGTCCCTGGCGGCTCTGGGCGGATACATGCTGCACGGCTGGGTCGAATTCAACAACGCCATCCCGGCCAATCAATTAACCGCGGTGACCATGGCCGCGTTCCACTTCCACATCACGGCAGGGGATTTTCCGGCCTCCGGGAAGGCCGCCAAAGACCCTCTAGCGGTGGGGATGATTCGTCTCGCCGCCAGGCGTTGA
- a CDS encoding lipopolysaccharide biosynthesis protein, whose protein sequence is MRKSLIQQHETCASLRNWAGRGFWAVIDQALFAGANFLVSILLARWLEPAAYGAFSLAYAIFLLLGTVHTGLWTEPMIVYGSGRFREDFAAYQQVLLRYHWRFGGAACLFFLVLHLGFWACGAREIALSFLGLSLAAPTVLYLWLVRRGAYVLLKPRLAALGGGLYLLLYLTQTFFFLRTNTLNTFTALLAMAVASLVSAESIRWRMNTETEQVMDAEKVYNLHWHYGRWALLAGIFSWVPGNIFYLILPAFHGFEAAARFKALMNLLMPILHVNGALGQLLVPGMVRALAQGKLRQFILASLAAFTAFAISYWFLLVTFGSHLLKWIYRDKYLETTDWICWLGLLPVLVATISTISSALRVIEKQKIVAQSYGLISVLTIILGIPLVLRYSLCGSALTLLLVNTLAVFYFYRKAVILNII, encoded by the coding sequence TTGCGTAAATCTCTAATACAACAGCATGAAACATGTGCTTCCCTTCGAAATTGGGCAGGACGAGGCTTTTGGGCCGTTATCGATCAGGCCCTCTTTGCCGGAGCCAATTTTCTGGTCAGCATTCTCCTGGCCCGCTGGCTGGAGCCGGCAGCTTACGGGGCCTTTTCCCTGGCCTATGCAATCTTCCTGCTGCTCGGCACCGTGCATACGGGACTCTGGACCGAACCCATGATTGTCTACGGCTCGGGACGCTTCCGCGAGGACTTCGCCGCCTATCAGCAGGTCCTCCTGCGCTACCACTGGCGTTTCGGAGGCGCTGCATGTCTTTTCTTTCTCGTGCTGCATCTGGGATTTTGGGCCTGCGGAGCACGGGAAATCGCGCTGAGCTTCCTTGGACTCTCCCTCGCGGCCCCAACCGTGCTGTATTTATGGCTTGTGCGCCGAGGGGCATACGTGCTTCTGAAACCACGCCTGGCCGCCTTGGGCGGAGGGCTTTACCTCCTCCTCTACCTGACCCAGACGTTCTTCTTTTTACGCACGAACACACTCAACACCTTCACCGCGCTCCTGGCCATGGCCGTGGCCAGCCTCGTTTCGGCGGAAAGTATCCGATGGCGCATGAATACAGAAACCGAGCAAGTCATGGATGCAGAGAAAGTGTACAACCTGCATTGGCACTACGGACGCTGGGCACTGCTGGCGGGAATTTTTTCCTGGGTGCCGGGAAATATTTTCTATCTCATCCTGCCCGCATTTCATGGCTTTGAGGCCGCCGCGCGTTTCAAGGCGCTCATGAACCTGCTGATGCCCATCCTCCACGTTAACGGAGCCCTGGGCCAACTTCTCGTACCCGGAATGGTGCGGGCCTTGGCTCAAGGCAAGCTCAGACAATTTATCTTGGCCAGCCTTGCGGCGTTTACGGCCTTCGCAATATCGTATTGGTTCTTGCTCGTTACTTTTGGATCACACCTATTGAAATGGATATATAGAGACAAATACTTAGAAACTACAGACTGGATTTGTTGGCTCGGCTTGTTGCCGGTTTTAGTAGCAACAATTTCGACAATAAGTTCCGCCCTCCGCGTGATTGAGAAACAAAAGATTGTGGCCCAGTCATATGGACTTATTTCCGTATTGACTATCATTTTGGGAATCCCATTAGTGTTGAGATACAGTCTTTGCGGATCAGCACTGACACTTCTGCTTGTCAATACGCTAGCAGTTTTTTATTTTTATCGAAAAGCTGTTATTTTAAATATTATATAA
- a CDS encoding long-chain fatty acid--CoA ligase — translation MAFAPTFFHTFLETCDRHRDNLAFIYRVGEDEFRVTYEKFFEDVLILARAFKANKVRKGDKVFILSDNRYSWIVTDMALQALGAISVPRGTDTPPSEIEFIVNHSDAEFLIVETDKIYKDCQTLIKSLKLKGVFISASSEKHSWFDKATSYAELLENRSIEPKEIEWFKGLADSISPEDVLTIIYTSGTTGTPKGVMLDHSNIMHNVRTLPPLIRLQSDDVWVSILPTWHIFERTAEYIGIANGSCLVYSSIRTFAADLESYKPTLVATVPRIWESLYSKITTGLKKKDPKKAKIFNLLVRVSAAYRRNARVLRDQLPVFQKKSFPVRFADKVQALVSNIFLFFPNLLAKKKLVLVQEKFGGRLKGAISGGGSLPPYLDEWIDAIGIRIINAYGMTECSPGIAGRGFNCDVFGTIGPPVGETELRIVSDQGEPVPNGTEGEIQVRGAQVFKGYYKNDEANAGAFTSDGFLRTGDLGRLTLTGELVITGRAKEIIVLASGENVDPTNIEATLSMFPFVQDAVLVGQDKKGLGALIVPDLEKLREFVLEKYNQVLEETEGALRDKQLLDRLREEMNKLLNAKKGFKPYEKLQNIHFLDKEFTLGEELTNSFKKKRHVIEQKYKDIINRLLK, via the coding sequence ATGGCCTTTGCACCCACGTTTTTCCACACCTTTTTGGAAACTTGCGATCGACACCGCGACAACCTCGCTTTCATCTACCGCGTGGGCGAAGACGAATTCAGGGTCACTTACGAAAAATTCTTCGAGGATGTGCTCATCCTTGCCCGGGCGTTCAAGGCCAACAAAGTGCGCAAAGGCGACAAGGTCTTCATCCTCTCCGATAACCGCTACTCATGGATCGTCACCGACATGGCCCTGCAGGCCCTGGGAGCGATCAGCGTTCCGCGCGGCACCGACACGCCTCCGAGTGAAATCGAATTCATCGTCAACCATTCGGACGCCGAATTTCTGATCGTCGAGACGGACAAAATCTACAAGGATTGCCAGACGCTGATCAAAAGCCTCAAACTCAAGGGCGTGTTCATCTCCGCCAGTTCCGAAAAGCACTCCTGGTTCGACAAGGCCACCTCATACGCGGAACTGCTTGAAAACCGCTCCATCGAGCCAAAAGAAATCGAATGGTTCAAGGGCCTGGCCGACAGCATCTCGCCGGAAGACGTGCTGACCATCATCTACACCTCCGGTACCACCGGCACCCCCAAAGGGGTCATGCTCGACCATTCCAACATCATGCATAACGTGCGCACCCTGCCTCCGCTCATCAGGCTGCAGTCCGATGATGTCTGGGTATCCATTCTGCCGACCTGGCACATCTTCGAACGCACGGCGGAATATATCGGCATCGCCAACGGCAGCTGCCTGGTCTACTCCTCCATCCGCACCTTCGCCGCGGATCTGGAATCCTACAAACCCACGCTGGTCGCCACAGTGCCGCGCATCTGGGAGTCCCTGTATTCCAAAATCACGACAGGCCTGAAGAAAAAAGATCCCAAAAAAGCCAAGATCTTCAATCTGCTGGTACGAGTTTCCGCCGCCTACCGCCGCAACGCACGTGTGCTGCGCGACCAGTTGCCCGTGTTCCAAAAAAAATCCTTCCCTGTGCGCTTTGCGGACAAGGTGCAGGCCCTGGTTTCAAACATATTCCTCTTCTTTCCCAACCTGTTGGCCAAGAAAAAACTTGTCCTCGTGCAGGAAAAATTCGGTGGTCGCCTGAAGGGCGCCATCAGCGGCGGCGGCAGCCTGCCGCCCTATCTGGATGAATGGATCGACGCCATCGGCATCCGCATCATCAACGCCTACGGTATGACAGAATGTTCCCCCGGCATCGCCGGACGCGGATTCAACTGCGATGTTTTCGGCACCATCGGCCCCCCTGTGGGCGAAACCGAACTGCGCATCGTAAGCGACCAGGGCGAGCCGGTTCCCAATGGCACCGAAGGCGAAATCCAGGTTCGTGGGGCTCAGGTCTTCAAGGGCTACTACAAGAACGACGAAGCCAACGCCGGTGCCTTCACTTCCGATGGCTTCCTGCGCACCGGCGACCTCGGACGGCTGACCCTCACCGGGGAACTGGTCATCACCGGCCGGGCCAAGGAGATCATCGTCCTGGCCAGCGGCGAGAATGTCGACCCGACCAACATCGAGGCCACCCTGTCCATGTTCCCCTTCGTCCAGGATGCGGTACTCGTGGGCCAGGACAAGAAAGGCCTGGGCGCGCTTATCGTCCCGGATCTGGAGAAGCTGCGCGAGTTCGTGCTGGAGAAGTACAACCAGGTGCTCGAAGAGACCGAAGGGGCTCTGCGCGACAAGCAACTTCTCGACCGTCTGCGCGAAGAGATGAACAAGCTCCTCAATGCCAAGAAAGGCTTCAAGCCTTACGAAAAGCTCCAGAACATCCATTTTCTCGACAAGGAATTCACCCTTGGCGAAGAGCTGACCAACTCCTTCAAGAAAAAGCGCCATGTCATTGAACAAAAATACAAGGACATCATCAACCGGCTGCTGAAATAA
- a CDS encoding undecaprenyl-phosphate glucose phosphotransferase has product MANISPGISTLTRIAEILAIAGGMLLAHQIHPIGDPASLAISALLGAIVYSFAAELTGAYGELRLRPFIIEARRVLGAWILTFLCLVLISWALKSTAAFSRLQIGLWIVIGAAMLLGSRWSIRALLRVHRRQGRNQRHAVLIGAGDLARQWVQTINAYPELGIKPVAAFDDDPAKIGGMCGGVPVLERCAQAVRYVNEHRVPMVFVALPLRAEERMHFVLGQFLKSPANIYIIPDIFTFELMNLNAFQVGGTPVIALSASPMSERKIILKRAEDLLLGTLALIVASPLMLLIALVIKLTSPGPVFFRQWRHGLDGEEIRVWKFRTMRVTEDSREFRQAVKNDCRVTPFGAVLRRTSLDELPQLFNVLDGSMSLVGPRPHPVAQNESFRRLLPGYIWRLKIKPGITGWAQINGWRGETDTIEKMEQRMLHDLHYIENWTLSFDIWILWMTIWRGFMNTNAY; this is encoded by the coding sequence ATGGCAAATATTTCACCGGGCATTTCCACACTGACCCGTATCGCAGAAATCCTGGCGATTGCCGGCGGCATGCTCCTGGCCCATCAAATCCACCCCATTGGCGATCCCGCCAGTCTCGCCATCAGCGCCCTGCTTGGCGCCATCGTGTACTCCTTTGCCGCAGAGCTGACCGGAGCCTACGGCGAATTGCGCCTGCGCCCCTTCATCATCGAGGCCCGCCGCGTTCTTGGCGCCTGGATCCTGACGTTCCTCTGTCTGGTGCTCATATCCTGGGCGCTCAAGTCCACGGCCGCCTTTTCTCGATTGCAGATCGGGCTCTGGATCGTCATCGGCGCGGCCATGCTGCTGGGTTCACGCTGGAGCATCCGGGCGCTGCTGCGCGTCCACCGCCGCCAGGGGCGCAACCAACGCCACGCCGTGCTGATCGGCGCGGGCGATCTGGCCCGGCAGTGGGTCCAGACCATAAACGCCTATCCGGAACTTGGAATCAAGCCCGTAGCCGCCTTCGACGACGACCCGGCCAAAATCGGCGGCATGTGCGGAGGCGTTCCGGTTCTGGAGCGTTGCGCTCAGGCGGTGCGCTACGTCAACGAACATCGCGTCCCCATGGTCTTCGTCGCCCTGCCCCTTCGCGCCGAAGAACGCATGCACTTTGTTCTCGGGCAATTCCTCAAGAGTCCTGCCAACATCTACATCATCCCGGACATCTTCACGTTTGAGCTCATGAATCTGAACGCCTTCCAGGTCGGCGGGACACCCGTCATCGCCCTCTCCGCATCGCCCATGTCGGAACGCAAGATAATTCTCAAACGCGCTGAAGACCTGCTCCTCGGAACCCTGGCCCTCATTGTCGCCAGCCCGCTGATGCTGCTCATCGCCCTGGTCATCAAGCTCACCTCGCCTGGGCCGGTTTTTTTCCGGCAGTGGCGACATGGCCTGGATGGAGAGGAAATCCGGGTCTGGAAATTCAGAACCATGCGCGTGACGGAGGACAGCCGCGAATTCAGGCAGGCGGTCAAAAACGACTGCCGGGTCACGCCCTTCGGAGCCGTGCTTCGCCGCACCTCCTTGGACGAACTGCCGCAACTATTCAACGTGCTGGACGGCAGCATGAGCCTGGTCGGCCCCAGGCCGCACCCCGTGGCCCAGAACGAGAGCTTTCGCAGACTCCTGCCCGGCTACATATGGCGTCTGAAGATCAAACCCGGCATCACCGGCTGGGCTCAGATCAACGGCTGGCGGGGCGAAACGGATACGATCGAAAAGATGGAGCAACGCATGCTTCACGATCTCCATTACATCGAAAACTGGACTTTGTCCTTTGATATCTGGATCTTGTGGATGACTATATGGCGTGGATTTATGAACACAAATGCGTACTAA
- a CDS encoding tyrosine-protein phosphatase, translating to MIDIHCHVLPGMDDGPASMDKSMAMVRLAVADGIRGAICTPHWHPLFWPNERNAIVIAVETLRLRLQAEDIAFDVWPGSELSLDADLEAGIADGRLATLNGGSWVLLELPGAFLPSGIDNLLLNFLRSGRRLVLAHPERYHFILRDSARLHAWVEMGVAVQITAASLLGRLGPEIATLCRVLLEHRLVHFLASDGHGVENRRPLLREAYIAAAEIMGSDDAWRLVHTHPQAVVRNEPLLLVDFAPLSLPRKRPWFKFW from the coding sequence ATGATTGATATCCACTGTCACGTGCTTCCCGGAATGGACGATGGGCCCGCCAGTATGGACAAATCCATGGCCATGGTCCGCTTGGCCGTGGCTGATGGAATCCGGGGGGCAATTTGCACCCCGCACTGGCATCCGCTGTTCTGGCCCAATGAGCGAAACGCCATTGTCATTGCCGTGGAAACGCTTCGGCTGCGTTTGCAGGCCGAAGACATTGCTTTTGATGTCTGGCCCGGAAGCGAACTCAGCCTGGACGCCGATCTGGAGGCCGGGATCGCAGATGGGCGTCTGGCAACCCTGAACGGCGGATCATGGGTGTTGCTTGAGTTGCCCGGTGCTTTCCTGCCCTCGGGAATCGACAATCTTCTCTTGAATTTTCTCCGTTCGGGCCGCAGGCTTGTTTTGGCCCATCCTGAACGTTATCATTTTATCTTGCGCGATTCGGCGCGGCTCCATGCTTGGGTCGAGATGGGCGTGGCCGTGCAAATCACGGCGGCCAGCCTGCTCGGCAGACTGGGACCTGAAATCGCGACACTCTGCCGCGTCCTGCTGGAGCATCGGTTGGTTCATTTCCTGGCCAGCGATGGCCACGGTGTCGAAAACCGTCGCCCCCTGCTGCGGGAGGCTTACATTGCCGCAGCGGAAATCATGGGGAGCGATGACGCCTGGCGGTTGGTTCACACACATCCGCAGGCGGTGGTTCGCAACGAGCCTTTGCTCCTGGTTGATTTCGCGCCTTTGTCCCTGCCCAGAAAACGCCCCTGGTTCAAATTTTGGTGA
- a CDS encoding polysaccharide biosynthesis tyrosine autokinase, protein MRENGPLDSLPSGSPSFFPAVHPSQAVVHASEFPASFPQADDEIDLRDCLEVLVRRKWLIGGVLFAVFVTTFIVTLAMTPIYKATGKLEFNLQPPKVTTFEDMLVPQTQTREFMNTQTKLLTSDSLAWRVIETLDLVHNPHFNTEITAEGEDHDAQVREAEVQQRLLKVFLDNLEIKAERDTTILNLAFSSPDPALARDVVNTFIGSFIAWQLDKKIGAAGVANEQLRKQVEVARIRLEKSEAEMNAFAQKAGIVSLDSRMNLVYKQLEEINSALALAHAQRLGREALDAQAREVGVSALPMVIDNPLVQELRQQYVQLESQYEDKLVVFKPDYPEARRLKARLDDVASKIRHEENRIKGGIRNDYLVALKNEESLRTQADLAKTSALDLNDRATQYKILEREVETNKEIHQSLLQRGKEIDATVGTDISNIQVVDHALLPVKADKPRIQLNLMLSIGIGLLLGVAAAFFLEFLDNTVKSIDEITDRFGIGILGVLPEAEQKFADRLDRLVVSDPRAGFSEAIRTTRVSIQLSTAAEGGTRTLLITSTAEGEGKSTIAVNMALTFAAAGDRVLIIDADLRRPRLHQVFSPSASGGGGLSELLIGSKSLDDVICATEHENLFFIPAGLVPPNPAELLASRRMRMYVEQLHEDFDRIIIDGPPSVGFADVLVLSSLASGVILISTLGRTHRQALRLFRRSLLNINARLLGTIVNRLNVQNRFGDYYSKYGRYYYHPYAYGDGSAELAQGDVPQLEEPRAS, encoded by the coding sequence ATGCGTGAAAATGGCCCTTTAGATTCGCTTCCTTCCGGTAGTCCTTCTTTTTTTCCGGCCGTGCACCCAAGTCAGGCCGTGGTGCATGCATCGGAATTTCCAGCGTCATTTCCGCAGGCGGACGACGAGATCGATCTGCGGGACTGCCTCGAGGTGCTTGTTCGCCGTAAATGGCTCATCGGCGGCGTGCTGTTCGCTGTTTTCGTGACCACGTTCATCGTGACTCTGGCCATGACCCCGATTTACAAGGCCACGGGCAAGCTTGAGTTCAATCTGCAGCCGCCCAAGGTCACCACGTTTGAGGATATGCTCGTTCCCCAGACTCAGACTCGGGAGTTCATGAACACCCAGACCAAGCTGCTCACCTCCGACTCGCTGGCGTGGCGGGTGATCGAAACCCTTGATCTGGTCCACAACCCTCACTTCAACACGGAGATCACGGCCGAGGGCGAGGACCATGATGCGCAGGTCCGGGAGGCCGAGGTACAGCAGCGACTGCTCAAGGTCTTCCTGGACAATCTGGAGATCAAGGCGGAGCGGGACACCACCATCCTGAATCTGGCCTTTTCCTCCCCAGACCCGGCGCTGGCCCGGGACGTGGTCAACACTTTCATCGGCTCCTTCATCGCCTGGCAGCTTGACAAAAAAATCGGGGCCGCCGGCGTGGCCAACGAGCAGTTGCGCAAGCAGGTCGAGGTGGCGCGGATCCGCTTGGAGAAGTCCGAAGCGGAGATGAACGCTTTTGCCCAGAAAGCAGGCATCGTCTCTTTGGATAGCCGCATGAATCTTGTTTACAAGCAGCTTGAGGAGATCAATTCCGCCCTGGCCCTGGCCCATGCCCAGCGCCTCGGCAGGGAGGCCCTGGATGCGCAGGCCCGTGAAGTCGGCGTTTCGGCCCTGCCCATGGTCATCGACAATCCGCTCGTCCAGGAACTGCGGCAGCAATACGTCCAGCTTGAGTCCCAATACGAGGATAAGCTTGTCGTCTTCAAGCCCGATTACCCTGAGGCCAGGCGGTTGAAGGCCCGGCTCGACGATGTCGCATCCAAGATCCGCCATGAGGAAAACAGGATCAAAGGCGGCATCCGCAACGACTATCTTGTGGCCCTCAAAAACGAGGAGTCCCTGCGCACGCAGGCTGATCTGGCCAAGACCAGCGCCCTGGATCTGAACGACCGGGCCACGCAGTACAAGATCCTTGAGCGCGAAGTCGAGACGAACAAGGAGATTCATCAGTCCCTGCTGCAGCGCGGCAAGGAGATCGACGCAACGGTGGGCACGGATATCAGCAATATCCAGGTGGTGGACCACGCCTTGCTCCCGGTGAAGGCGGACAAGCCGCGCATCCAGCTTAACCTGATGCTGAGCATCGGGATCGGCCTGCTGCTGGGCGTGGCCGCCGCCTTTTTTCTCGAATTTCTGGATAACACGGTCAAAAGCATTGATGAGATCACCGACCGCTTCGGCATCGGCATCCTGGGCGTGCTCCCGGAAGCCGAACAGAAATTCGCGGACAGGCTGGACCGCCTGGTGGTTTCCGATCCCCGGGCGGGGTTTTCCGAGGCCATCCGCACCACCCGCGTCTCCATCCAGCTGTCCACCGCCGCCGAGGGGGGCACCCGTACGCTGCTCATCACCAGCACCGCCGAAGGGGAGGGCAAGTCGACCATCGCGGTGAACATGGCCCTGACCTTTGCCGCCGCCGGCGACAGGGTGCTGATCATCGACGCGGATCTGCGCAGGCCCAGATTGCACCAGGTATTTTCTCCGTCCGCTTCAGGCGGTGGGGGACTGAGCGAACTGCTCATCGGCAGCAAGAGCCTGGACGATGTGATCTGCGCCACCGAACACGAGAACTTGTTTTTCATCCCGGCGGGATTGGTGCCTCCCAACCCTGCCGAGCTTCTGGCCTCCAGGCGGATGCGTATGTACGTGGAACAATTGCATGAGGATTTCGACCGCATCATTATCGATGGCCCGCCATCGGTGGGTTTCGCCGATGTGCTCGTGCTCAGCAGCCTGGCCAGCGGGGTCATTCTGATAAGCACCCTGGGCAGGACCCACAGGCAGGCGCTGCGTCTGTTCCGGCGCTCTTTGCTCAATATCAACGCCAGGCTGCTGGGCACCATCGTCAATCGCCTCAATGTGCAGAACCGTTTTGGGGATTATTATTCCAAATATGGCAGGTATTATTACCATCCTTACGCCTACGGCGACGGCAGCGCCGAACTTGCGCAGGGCGACGTTCCGCAGCTGGAAGAACCCCGCGCGTCCTGA
- a CDS encoding J domain-containing protein — MHAFIARATRDQDVVTAARTLAQPLLRGEDVPEQCRTLCRSLGVSEGLLRSRLWAMASLFPGPPVLLAPHRILGLMPGAGPKLVQGAFRKLCLTWHPDLNPGDPEAARRFLQIKAAYDMLAGAGESYGQAAGSGACAWDDFAYGRPRRTRTRMRLLMPLILVVGVLVLAVAVTDLESPRVRSAILSSVAAVGFGPVINASVCSGSILKLEPSCLPRCTGRTASTPGGETNHPHR; from the coding sequence GTGCACGCCTTCATTGCGCGCGCGACCCGGGATCAGGACGTGGTGACGGCGGCCAGAACCCTGGCCCAGCCGTTGCTGCGCGGCGAGGATGTGCCGGAGCAATGCCGCACGTTGTGCCGAAGTTTGGGTGTTTCCGAGGGGCTTCTGCGATCCAGGCTGTGGGCCATGGCGTCGCTTTTTCCCGGCCCGCCGGTCCTGCTCGCGCCGCACCGGATTCTGGGCCTTATGCCCGGGGCGGGACCGAAACTCGTCCAGGGTGCGTTTCGCAAGTTGTGCCTCACGTGGCATCCCGATTTGAATCCGGGCGATCCCGAGGCCGCCAGGCGATTTTTACAGATCAAGGCCGCCTATGACATGCTGGCAGGGGCCGGGGAGTCATACGGGCAGGCGGCAGGTTCCGGGGCCTGCGCCTGGGACGACTTCGCCTATGGCCGGCCGCGTCGGACCCGGACCCGCATGCGACTCTTGATGCCGCTCATTCTTGTGGTGGGGGTGCTTGTTCTGGCCGTGGCGGTGACGGATCTTGAGAGCCCTCGCGTGCGTTCCGCGATCCTGTCCAGCGTGGCGGCTGTGGGGTTTGGCCCTGTCATCAACGCCTCGGTTTGCTCCGGTTCGATCCTTAAGCTGGAACCGTCCTGTCTTCCTCGCTGCACTGGAAGGACCGCGTCAACGCCTGGCGGCGAGACGAATCATCCCCACCGCTAG